The nucleotide sequence TATATTTTGACAACAATATATTAATATGGTTTTATCCGGTTGAAATTATGAGTAATATTTAAAAGTAAACGGTAATATTTAATATAAAACCGTGATGGTTTATTAACAAAGAATTTTTAAGGAGGTTAATATGGGTGAAATGAATTTTACACCACTTGTGTGGTGGCTTGCACCGCTGGGAAGCATTCTGGCACTGATATTTGCGTGGGTTTACTACAAACAGGTTATGGCCGCGGATGAGGGCAATGATCGAATGAAAGAGATAGCCGGGTATGTTAAACAGGGTGCAATGGCATATCTTGTAAAACAATACAAGACAGTCGGGAAGGTATTTATCGTGCTGGTAATAATCCTGACCATACTGGCATACCTGGGCGTACAGAATCCCTTTGTACCTGTAGCATTTCTGACCGGCGGTTTCTTTTCAGGATTATGCGGTTTCCTGGGCATGAGGACAGCTACATCTGCATCCAACCGCACTGCACAGGCTGCATCAAAGAGCCTTAATGCGGGATTAACAGTAGCATTCCGTTCCGGCGCTGTTATGGGGCTTGTTGTTGTTGGTTTTGGGCTCCTCGATATCTCTCTCTGGTATATTCTACTGGATAAGATATTTTATACAGTCGAACATATGCAGACAGGTCTCAACTTTCTTGGCCTTCAGTTTGTAAAGGCCGGTTCAACTGATGCAGACAAGCTGGTACAGATCACTATTGTTATGCTGACATTCGGTATGGGCGCATCAACCCAGGCCCTGTTTGCACGCGTGGGCGGCGGCATTTTTACAAAGGCAGCAGATGTTGGCGCAGACCTTGTTGGCAAGGTTGAGGCAGGGATCCCTGAAGACGATCCCCGCAACCCGGCAACCATCGCTGATAACGTGGGTGACAATGTTGGCGACGTGGCAGGCATGGGCGCTGACCTTTATGAATCATACTGCGGGTCAATACTGGCCACAGCAGCAATAGGCGCATCAATAGCAGTAAATGAGGCGGCAGGAACACCTCTTTCCAAGGGGTTGTCACTGGTAATCGCCCCGATGATAATTGCCGGCATAGGTAATGTAATGTCCATAGTAGGAATAGTCATGGTTCGCTGCAAGGAGAGCGCAACCCAGAAGAATCTTCTTAATGCGCTTCTGACAGGCACCCTGGGCAGTTCAATACTCATTTTAATAGCTGTTGCAATCATGGCAGCCAATGGGATGATCACATGGGGCATGTTCGGTTCTGTTATCGCCGGGCTCGCCGCAGGCGTTATCATAGGCCAGAGCACAGAATACTATACCTCAAGCAACTTCAAACCCACTAAAGAGCTTGCCGGGCAGGCGGTTATGGGGCCTGCTACAACCATTATCGACGGTCTGGCAACCGGTATGTTTTCTGCCGGGTTCCCTGTTCTGACTATTCTTTTAGGTATTATCCTGGCCTTTGGGTTCGCGGGCGGATTTGGCAGTTTCATGCATGGCCTTTACGGTATAGCCTTTGCCGCGGTTGGTATGCTTTCCACCCTTGGTGTAACACTTGCAACAGACGCATACGGCCCGATAGCTGATAATGCAGGCGGCAACGCCGAGATGTCAGGGCTTCCGCATGAGGTGCGTGAACGCACAGATGCACTCGATGCGCTTGGCAACACGACAGCCGCTACAGGAAAGGGTTTTGCAATCGGTTCTGCCGCCTTAACAGCTCTTGCCCTGCTTGCAGCATATATTGAAGAGGTCAAGATGTGGCTGCATCACTTTGTTTTCGAATCAGGCGAATTCGTCATAAGCACCACGACGTTAACCAAGGAGACAGTCGATAAGCTTGATATACTTGCTCTTGTTGATATCTACAGCGCTCATCTGATGAACCCGCTTGTTCTTTCCGGGGTCTTTGTAGGATGCATGCTGGCATTTGTATTCTGCGCCATGACCATGAAGGCGGTAGGGCGCGCAGCAGGCAGGATGGTAGAAGAGGTACGTCGTCAGTTCCGTGAGATGCCCGGTATCATGACCGGTGAGCAGACCGCTGACTATGCCCGCTGTGTTGCCATTTCAACTGCCGGCGCTCAGCATGAGATGCTTGTGCCATCTATCATGGCGATTATTGCCCCTGTTATTACCGGCCTTGTGCTTGGGGTGGGCGGTGTTATCGGCCTGTTAGCCGGTGTTTCAGCCTGTGGTTTTGTGCTTGCCACAATGCTGAACAATGCGGGCGGCGCATGGGACAATGCCAAGAAGTATATTGAATCAGGTAATTACGGCGGCAAGAAACTGCCTGATGGATCAAAAAACCCGGTTCACGGGGCAGCAGTAATAGGTGATACTGTAGGTGACCCGTGCAAGGATACATCCGGCCCGTCACTTAATATCCTGATCAAGCTCATGACCATGGTCAGCATCGTTTTCAGCCCGGTAGTAGTCAAGTACTCACCGGTTGTGCAGGAGTGGCTGCATATAGCCTGGAAATAAACACTTTTAATTAAAAGCCTGAGGCCTTTATTGGAAAAGGCTTCAGGCTTTTTTTATTGGTCTTTACCGCTTCATCGGTTTATAATATGCCAAAAAAAGCATTCAGTATTAATAATGGCAGGTTAGGCATTCTTCTGTTATCAACCTTTTAACCTGGCAGCCAATCTATTTACAGCATTTTTCAAGAATATCCTTTTACTGGAGGAGGAATAGCATGGATTCGGTATCACAACAGGAACAATTAATAGATAAGTATATCAGTGAAGGCAGCAAGGATGAGGCAGTAAAGGCATTATTCAACCTGATTAACGAGTGTGCAAAGAAAAGGGATTTTGCCAAAGCAGAGGCCCTTCGTGACAGGCTTATGGAAGTTGCTCCAATGGCGCTTCATGAAATAACACAATCAGCCGATATCATTGACCGGGAAAAGAGCAATTCTATTGATACCGCCCATCATGAAACATGGGTCGGGTTATACAGCACCCTCAGCGCTGAGGAGACTAATGACCTCTATTTTTCCATGAATGTAAAGACTTACAATGAAGGGGATGTAATATTTCCCCTTGGGGAAAAGGACAACAGCCTGTATTTTGTTGATCAGGGTGAGGCAAAGATGATTTATGTAAAGGATAGTGAGGAGCTGGTGTTAAAAATCCTTAAACCCGGGGATATTGTCGGCGAAGACACCTTTTTTTACACAACAGCCTATAGAACCTTTAGCCTGAAGGCCCGTTCAGATATAAAACTTCGTATGGTTGGCCGGGAAATCCTGTCAAAATGGATCGAAACATCACCTGACCTGGAAAATAAAGTCAGGGTATATTGCACAAAATCGGGCGATATAAACTCTCTTCTTGAGAAAAAGGGGGTGGACCGCA is from Desulfatiglans sp. and encodes:
- a CDS encoding sodium-translocating pyrophosphatase translates to MNFTPLVWWLAPLGSILALIFAWVYYKQVMAADEGNDRMKEIAGYVKQGAMAYLVKQYKTVGKVFIVLVIILTILAYLGVQNPFVPVAFLTGGFFSGLCGFLGMRTATSASNRTAQAASKSLNAGLTVAFRSGAVMGLVVVGFGLLDISLWYILLDKIFYTVEHMQTGLNFLGLQFVKAGSTDADKLVQITIVMLTFGMGASTQALFARVGGGIFTKAADVGADLVGKVEAGIPEDDPRNPATIADNVGDNVGDVAGMGADLYESYCGSILATAAIGASIAVNEAAGTPLSKGLSLVIAPMIIAGIGNVMSIVGIVMVRCKESATQKNLLNALLTGTLGSSILILIAVAIMAANGMITWGMFGSVIAGLAAGVIIGQSTEYYTSSNFKPTKELAGQAVMGPATTIIDGLATGMFSAGFPVLTILLGIILAFGFAGGFGSFMHGLYGIAFAAVGMLSTLGVTLATDAYGPIADNAGGNAEMSGLPHEVRERTDALDALGNTTAATGKGFAIGSAALTALALLAAYIEEVKMWLHHFVFESGEFVISTTTLTKETVDKLDILALVDIYSAHLMNPLVLSGVFVGCMLAFVFCAMTMKAVGRAAGRMVEEVRRQFREMPGIMTGEQTADYARCVAISTAGAQHEMLVPSIMAIIAPVITGLVLGVGGVIGLLAGVSACGFVLATMLNNAGGAWDNAKKYIESGNYGGKKLPDGSKNPVHGAAVIGDTVGDPCKDTSGPSLNILIKLMTMVSIVFSPVVVKYSPVVQEWLHIAWK
- a CDS encoding cyclic nucleotide-binding domain-containing protein encodes the protein MDSVSQQEQLIDKYISEGSKDEAVKALFNLINECAKKRDFAKAEALRDRLMEVAPMALHEITQSADIIDREKSNSIDTAHHETWVGLYSTLSAEETNDLYFSMNVKTYNEGDVIFPLGEKDNSLYFVDQGEAKMIYVKDSEELVLKILKPGDIVGEDTFFYTTAYRTFSLKARSDIKLRMVGREILSKWIETSPDLENKVRVYCTKSGDINSLLEKKGVDRRLNKRIKITGKCGVQLLNSAGSPMGKPFLGLLTDISEQGLAFSFKLSSEIAHKILGAKLQVRFKIPVEGLSKEIEQHGIIGGIGYPVLADHTIHVRFDQPVLDIKKLLGV